The Oculatellaceae cyanobacterium genome contains the following window.
GGTATGGGATTTATTTAATACAGTCGGGCCTTATGATGAAATTACCCATATGTATACACCCTTTGCAATTTCCCTAGCATTAAGCTTTTTAGTTTATAGCCCAATGCTGACTATTTTTCGTAGCCACCGGATTCTTTATGTCCTCACAATTAGCAGTTTTGGTATTGCTATTGGTGCTATTTGGGAAGTAATGGAGTGGACAGCAGATATATTTGTATCTATGCAAGTTATTGAAAGCCTTGATGACACAATAAATGACTTAATTATGGACAGCATTGGGGCGATCGCAGCAGCAATTATAAGTGTATGGGCGTTGCCACAAGACTTACCATCAGAATCAACTAATCAAAATTAAATAATTCACAAGTAAGAATTCAGTAATCAACTTACCCAACTACTAATCATTGGTACTTTTTTATTAAGTAGGTGGACATAAATAAACGTTTAAGGGTATTCCCAGTCACCAGTCCCTAGTCCCAGTCATCGCTCTTTAACGTTTAATTTCATCGACCTACTTAACGATGTATTCTTTCTAACAAAAAAATTGCCGAAACAGTACCTACAAAGTGAGCAGCGATACCGTTAACATTTGCTACTGCCACAAATACATCCAAAGCTCGAACAATCCTGTTAGGATCAGTAATAGCTACCCCTGGAGGTTGGGAGACAGATTTTGCTACTAACACTCCCAAAGTTGCTCCAGCGCCTAGTAAAAATAATAATATTCCTACTAAACCCACAATCACTCCTAGCCGCAATAGTTGAATTGTATCTGCTTTCTTAGGACGCAAATCAGTATTAGGATTGTGTAAACCTTTGGCTATGCGAGTATAACGGAAAGCTAAAAAAGCACTAAAGCACAGTGATAAAAGCCCACAGACAGCCCAAAAAATCCCAATTCCTATCCCGGAAGTAGTTTCGGTGCTAAAGTTACGACCAGAGATGGCAAATAATAAAGTAAAACTGCAAACTACAACGAGTGCTAACTGTAGCCAAAAGTCAATCCAACCTGTAATACGAAAAGTTGTGGCAATTCCTTCTATAGTTGGAGAAAGCGAGTGAGATTCTGATTTAGTTTCCATATTCACCCCCATTACTCATAATTACTATCTACATTAATTAAATTATTTTTAGTTATAACTCACTTAACTAACAGCTAATAACGGTGATAGCCATTCTGTTCGTAACTTTTCAATTGCCTGTTCTTTCAACTTAGCTTCTACTTCAATCCAGGGTGCGTTACGGTATGAAGTAGGCATAATTGTAATAAAATCACTGTGATGCGGATCGCCAAATGCTTCGCGCCCGTTAGAAATGTGAACAAGTTGCCATTCAGGTAATGGCCAAGTGCTACGCGCTGCTGCTAAGATTTCGGGAACGCTAGGATCTTCGTAAGTATCTAATTTTTCGTGAATAACATGGTGATGAGCATCAAATACCATTGGTATATTAGCAGCGCGACATACTTCTAAAATTTCTGAGGCGCTGTAGGCGTATTCATCATTTTCTAATGCTAGTCGAGAGCGAATACCTTCTGGTAGATTGCGAATAACATTAATTAAACGTTCAGCGCGATCGCTTTTTCCTCCATGTACTTCCATCATTGCCCAAGGCGATCGCGGTAATCCGAGTTTATCAAAAATCATCGCCTGCATTTGCAGTATCTTAATACTGTTCTCAATTACAGAAGGTGTATCGGAACTCAGAACTACAAATTGATCTGGGTGTACTACTATACGAATACCGAGAGATTGAGAGCGATCGCCTGTTGCTTTTAATTCATGATCAAACTCATTTAATACACTCTCCCCCTCTGGTGTATCTGCAAAAGGAAATAAGGAAGAAGTAATTCTATACAGCTTGATATTATTAGCTTCACAAAAATCTAGCGCCTTATTGAAACGCTGCAAATTATCTTGATACAACTGACGCAAAACTTGCTGTTGGTCTTCAGAACTTAGTTGTAACAAACGTTTGCGCGTTACTGTACGATAACGCACTTGATCCGATGCGGTGATACACACTAACCCCAGTTTAGGTACGTTGCTTACAAGGCTCATTGCTTCTGTCATTCTTACTTTAGTTTTAAGATTAACAAAGCTTTTTTACCAGAACATCAGTCTGGAGAGTATCTCATTGACAGTAGCGATGTCTACGACGGGCTACGCCTACGCACTCTTGAGCTTTTCATCCTCAATTGAAACCAAATCTAAATGTGACCATGTTGCAAGTACAGCAAAACGTATGACAAATTATGTTTTATTACCAGTTAAATCTTATAGCAGCGCCAATATTAATTAAGTCTGCTATAAGTGCGATCGCCCCCTTATCCAAAGTAGGTTATAGCATTGTTTATTCCCTAAAAACGAGGTTAATGAAATGAACAAATCTAGAGCATTTTTAGGTTTATCTATAGCAATTTTTTGGTCAGTGCTAACTACTTTTTTTACTCAACTTTCTGCCTCAGCTTCAGATGATGAATCTCTTCTTTGTACAAATCGTAAATATGAGACATGGTTAAAAATTACGACGGAAAGCTATGATGCAGCAATTTGTTATAGGGGTTATAGCAATAGTTCTGGATGCTATATCCCCACCCAATATTTTTATATTGGACGCGAGCAAAAAACTGGTGCATCTATTCTTTTACCTGCTGTTGAGCAAAAAAGTAACAATAGTAACTTTTTTGTATACAAAGCTAAAAATGGTAATTTAACTTATCAAATGGCAACTTCTGGAGGATATGCCATCAAGCCTTGGAGTTCATTATCTGTGTTTTCAAATGGAAAAAGAATTTATCATAGAGTGAACAATAGTTTTTATGGATTTTATGATTGTTAGGAGTAGTTGAATTCATAGTAACATTACAACTCAAACAAATTAGCATTCCTCCTAGACATACTTTGACTTGAGCCAAGCTAAAAAATTTAGTATTACAACAACTCAAGAGTTTCTGGGGCTGGTATAGAAAGCTTCTTGATGATTAGATTAGATCTCAGTTTCAACTTAAAGTTGTCAACCATTCTAGGTCTACCAGTCTTTTATCTACAGTCACTAAAGTTAGATTCCAATGTACTGCCGTCGCTGCTAGAAAACGATCGGCTGGATCTTCATGTTTCATTTCTAGTTGCCGACTCAAAAAGGCGATTTCATTGTTCAGGCTGGCTTCCCTCACATCAAGCAGTTCCAGTCCTCTTTTCACCCATCGGTGCGGATCTGGTTGGAATTCGATCTTTCCTTTCTGCCCCAATAAGAGGGTTTCCCAAACACTGATAGGACTCAACCATAGTTCATTCGACTCGTCGGCTATGGCAGTTGCGATGTCTACGACGGGCTACGCCTACGCGCTATTGAGCTTTTCATCCCCCAATAGAAACCAAATCCAAATGTGGGTATCTAATAGGAGTTTCATTGCAACGCCTCCCACTCGCTAGGATCACAAGCAGGTTCAACAATATTTCCTTTAATTTTGGCTGTTCCTTGGGCTACACCAAAGGGAACTCTTGTTCGTTGCTTTGGAGCCGGATAAACTACCGCCAGTGGTTGACCCTTCTTGGTAATCATTAAAGGTTCTCCCGTTTGGTTAACTTGTTCCAACAAACGAAGGCAAAGAGCTTTAAATTCCGAAATTTGTACTTTTTCCATAGGAATATGTTGACCATAGTCATTGTCTATAGTCAATTAAAGTCTCGTACAGATGTTCTTAAACAGACTAAGCCTGCGTAGGCAGGCTTAGTTAATATAGCTCCAGGCTTTAGCCTGCGAGCTTCTGTGTGTTTTCTACTACCGCTACGCTATCGCAGCCATTTTGACATCATTATTTGCCAGCAATTCTTGCAATTCTTCCGAGTCTACAGTTTCTTTTTCAATTAACATTCCTGCTAATTTATCTAAGACGTGCTTGTTATTAACCAGCACTTCTTTAGCACGGTTGTATGCTTGTTCTACTAAATTGTGGACTTCATCATCAATGGTGGCAGCAGTTTCTTCAGAGAAATCGCGTTCAGCATTAATATCACGACCTAAGAACATATTGCCTTGTTGACGACCAAGTGCAACAGGGCCTAAGCGATCGCTCATACCAAACCGCATCACCATTTGACGTGCTACTCGCGCTACTTGCTGCAAGTCATTGGAAGCACCAGTGGTTACTTCTTCATCACCAAAGATAATTTCTTCGGCAATGCGACCACCCAAAGCTACTGCCATTTGATTTTGCAGGTAAGAACGGCTGTAAAGACCAGAATCTAAGCGGTCTTCACTGGGTGTAAACCAAGTTAAACCACCAGCACGACCACGAGGAATAATACTGATCTTTTGTACTGGATCATAATCTGGCATTAACGCACCAACCAAGGCGTGACCAGCTTCGTGATAAGCAACTAAAGTCTTGCGCTTCTCGCTCATCACACGGTCTTTCTTCTCCGGCCCTGCTAATACACGGTCGATCGCATCATTCACTTCATCCATCGAGATTTCAGTGAGGCTACGACGTGCAGCTAAAATTGCTGCTTCGTTCAATAAGTTAGAAAGGTCAGCACCAGTAAAACCAGGTGTACGACGGGCAATTTTGTCTAAATCTACGTCCTTAGCTAGAGTTTTACCCCGCGCGTGAACTTTCAAAATTTCTGAGCGACCAGCATAATCAGGTCTGTCTACAACTACCTGGCGGTCGAAACGACCTGGACGCAGTAAGGCGGAATCTAATACGTCTGGGCGGTTGGTAGCAGCAATAATAATGATGCCAGTGTTGCCTTCAAAGCCGTCCATTTCGGTCAACAACTGGTTAAGGGTTTGTTCGCGTTCGTCATTACCACCACCTAAACCAGCGCCCCGTTGACGACCAACGGCATCAATTTCATCAATAAATACAATACAAGGTGCTTGAGACTTAGCTTGTTCAAACAAGTCGCGGACACGAGAAGCACCGACACCAACGAACATTTCTACAAACTCTGAACCAGAGATGGAGAAGAAAGGAACACCTGCTTCCCCTGCAACTGCACGAGCTAACAGCGTTTTACCTGTCCCTGGAGGGCCAACTAACAACACACCTTTAGGAATTTTTGCACCAATCGCGGTGAATCGGTCTGCGTTCTTCAGGAAGTCTACAACTTCGTTGAGTTCTAGCTTGGCTTGGTCAATCCCTGCAACATCACCAAAGGTTACTTGGGTTTGTGGCTCCATTTGTACTCTGGCTTTAGACTTGCCAAAGTTCATTGCTTGAGAACCTGGGCCACCTTGAGCGCGACGCAGTAAGAAGAACAACCCGACTAATAGCAGCACTGGGAAGAATAGGCTACTCAAGGCGCGGAACCAGAAGCTATCATCGCTTTGAGGTAGAACTGCAATATCTACACCTTTACTGGTGAGGATATTTACCAAGTCTGGATCGTTGGGCAGATTAACAATGACTTTATTGCCGTCTTGGGCTGTGACTAAAGCTTTGGTGCGATCGGAACTTAAACCGACTCGCTCGATTCTGCCGCCTTCAACTTCCTGAATAAACTCGCTATACTTCCATACCTTTTGGCTTTGGGTAGGTTTTTCTAAAAATGTGGTTGCTAAGGCGATCACAACTATTGCTAACAGTGCGTATAGCCCTGCGTTTCTCCACCGCTTATTATTCACTCTGATTTCTCCCTATGGTTAGGATGTAAAGACGCTATTCTATGAGTCCTAATATTAATTTATGTTAACCTTTCTCAGAATTTGTTGACAGGGTTAGCTGAAAAAAAGCTGCATACTCTCTTTGATAGTAACTAAATTGGGAGTAGGCAGTAGGCGAGGCAATATAATTGCGATCGCACTTACTCAGGTATCCAGTCAGGGTTAAAGGTGTCTTCTTGGGTAAATGGCGACTCGGTGGGGAATAGATTGAGTCCAGATGAGATCGCCACATTTTTCACCGCATCTTGGTAACACTCAACAAATATTTCTTGTACAAAAGGTTTCAAGCTAGGGCTATCCTTGAGTATCACCTTAATTTGCCGTCGCTGTTCTGTAATTGTCAACAGCCAACCTTTAGCATTAGCTTCTTTTTCAGATTTCCAATAAGCGAGTTTCAGCAGATGTTCCAATAAAACAATTAAGCGATTTCTTAACTCGCGTTTATCGGATCTCCCCAAACTCTCTAACTCCTCTAACACATTTTCCCAGTCAACAGCATCAAATTTACCCTCTCGAATTTGGTTAGCTGTTAAAAGTATCCACAAGTAAAAATCTTGCTCATAAAGATTTTCTTGGAAAATAATAGAGAGTTGGTCT
Protein-coding sequences here:
- a CDS encoding DUF3611 family protein: METKSESHSLSPTIEGIATTFRITGWIDFWLQLALVVVCSFTLLFAISGRNFSTETTSGIGIGIFWAVCGLLSLCFSAFLAFRYTRIAKGLHNPNTDLRPKKADTIQLLRLGVIVGLVGILLFLLGAGATLGVLVAKSVSQPPGVAITDPNRIVRALDVFVAVANVNGIAAHFVGTVSAIFLLERIHR
- the uvsE gene encoding UV DNA damage repair endonuclease UvsE, encoding MTEAMSLVSNVPKLGLVCITASDQVRYRTVTRKRLLQLSSEDQQQVLRQLYQDNLQRFNKALDFCEANNIKLYRITSSLFPFADTPEGESVLNEFDHELKATGDRSQSLGIRIVVHPDQFVVLSSDTPSVIENSIKILQMQAMIFDKLGLPRSPWAMMEVHGGKSDRAERLINVIRNLPEGIRSRLALENDEYAYSASEILEVCRAANIPMVFDAHHHVIHEKLDTYEDPSVPEILAAARSTWPLPEWQLVHISNGREAFGDPHHSDFITIMPTSYRNAPWIEVEAKLKEQAIEKLRTEWLSPLLAVS
- a CDS encoding type II toxin-antitoxin system VapC family toxin, which translates into the protein MATAIADESNELWLSPISVWETLLLGQKGKIEFQPDPHRWVKRGLELLDVREASLNNEIAFLSRQLEMKHEDPADRFLAATAVHWNLTLVTVDKRLVDLEWLTTLS
- a CDS encoding type II toxin-antitoxin system Phd/YefM family antitoxin, with amino-acid sequence MTIDNDYGQHIPMEKVQISEFKALCLRLLEQVNQTGEPLMITKKGQPLAVVYPAPKQRTRVPFGVAQGTAKIKGNIVEPACDPSEWEALQ
- the ftsH3 gene encoding ATP-dependent zinc metalloprotease FtsH3, with the protein product MNNKRWRNAGLYALLAIVVIALATTFLEKPTQSQKVWKYSEFIQEVEGGRIERVGLSSDRTKALVTAQDGNKVIVNLPNDPDLVNILTSKGVDIAVLPQSDDSFWFRALSSLFFPVLLLVGLFFLLRRAQGGPGSQAMNFGKSKARVQMEPQTQVTFGDVAGIDQAKLELNEVVDFLKNADRFTAIGAKIPKGVLLVGPPGTGKTLLARAVAGEAGVPFFSISGSEFVEMFVGVGASRVRDLFEQAKSQAPCIVFIDEIDAVGRQRGAGLGGGNDEREQTLNQLLTEMDGFEGNTGIIIIAATNRPDVLDSALLRPGRFDRQVVVDRPDYAGRSEILKVHARGKTLAKDVDLDKIARRTPGFTGADLSNLLNEAAILAARRSLTEISMDEVNDAIDRVLAGPEKKDRVMSEKRKTLVAYHEAGHALVGALMPDYDPVQKISIIPRGRAGGLTWFTPSEDRLDSGLYSRSYLQNQMAVALGGRIAEEIIFGDEEVTTGASNDLQQVARVARQMVMRFGMSDRLGPVALGRQQGNMFLGRDINAERDFSEETAATIDDEVHNLVEQAYNRAKEVLVNNKHVLDKLAGMLIEKETVDSEELQELLANNDVKMAAIA
- a CDS encoding DUF29 domain-containing protein; this translates as MTSKLDQLSIIFQENLYEQDFYLWILLTANQIREGKFDAVDWENVLEELESLGRSDKRELRNRLIVLLEHLLKLAYWKSEKEANAKGWLLTITEQRRQIKVILKDSPSLKPFVQEIFVECYQDAVKNVAISSGLNLFPTESPFTQEDTFNPDWIPE